Proteins found in one Brachyspira murdochii DSM 12563 genomic segment:
- a CDS encoding S41 family peptidase: MIKNKERLLWIFLLIFVAAISFFNFKSPSLAIAQQGKAQSDNDFYYYSRLFQKVFATLQQNFVDTNSVTTKKLMYGAIKGMLEATDDPFTFLLDEELNQALNTEMSGRYGGVGLSISKNADKGLMVVSPIEDGPGEKAGILSGDIITEIDGKSTKDMSVDNAANIMRGKEGTKVTLTIVRDGVAEPIKYPLTRAIIEIKSVKYKMVDDTVGYIRITTFGDDTARDLEDALIDLKKQGMKKLVLDLRNNPGGRLDTAINIVEEFLTEGKIVYTRGRTKNENQDYYASKKGDEWLEGDMVVLVNQYSASASEILSGALQDSGRAKLLGETTFGKFSVQYVLPLDTRDNTSFKFTVAHYYTPNGRRLHGKGLTPDFVVVEPKLSSTDITALTELRKGGQISAYAKKYPNESSDAAALPAFKEELRNQNIMASDYLLERLIYNERNLDNYKEIYDLRYDKQLKAAIEYLETGKEPPQDKEEPRENWSNEKEEN; the protein is encoded by the coding sequence ATGATAAAAAACAAAGAAAGACTTTTATGGATATTTCTTTTAATTTTTGTAGCGGCAATTTCTTTTTTCAACTTTAAAAGTCCTTCTCTTGCTATAGCCCAGCAGGGAAAGGCTCAGTCGGATAATGACTTTTACTATTACAGCCGCTTATTTCAAAAAGTATTTGCCACTTTGCAGCAGAATTTTGTTGATACCAACAGCGTAACAACAAAAAAATTAATGTACGGTGCTATTAAAGGAATGCTTGAGGCTACAGATGATCCATTTACATTTTTACTTGATGAAGAGCTTAATCAGGCTTTAAATACAGAGATGTCTGGAAGATACGGCGGAGTGGGGCTTTCTATATCAAAAAATGCTGATAAAGGTCTTATGGTTGTTTCGCCTATAGAGGACGGTCCGGGCGAAAAAGCTGGTATTTTATCTGGAGATATTATCACAGAAATTGATGGTAAAAGTACAAAAGACATGTCTGTTGATAATGCTGCTAATATCATGAGAGGAAAAGAAGGAACTAAAGTTACTCTGACTATAGTACGCGATGGAGTAGCAGAGCCTATTAAATATCCTCTTACAAGGGCAATAATAGAAATAAAAAGCGTTAAATATAAAATGGTTGATGATACAGTAGGTTATATAAGAATAACTACTTTCGGCGATGATACAGCTAGAGATTTGGAAGATGCTTTAATAGATCTTAAAAAACAAGGTATGAAAAAACTTGTATTAGACTTGAGAAATAATCCGGGCGGAAGACTTGATACAGCTATTAATATAGTAGAAGAGTTCTTAACAGAAGGAAAAATAGTATACACAAGAGGAAGAACAAAAAACGAAAATCAGGATTATTATGCTTCTAAAAAAGGCGATGAATGGCTTGAAGGCGATATGGTTGTATTAGTTAATCAGTATAGTGCTTCTGCTTCAGAAATACTTTCAGGAGCTTTGCAAGACAGCGGAAGAGCTAAACTTTTGGGTGAGACTACATTCGGAAAGTTCAGCGTTCAGTATGTACTTCCTTTAGATACCAGAGATAATACTTCTTTCAAATTTACAGTAGCCCATTACTACACTCCAAACGGAAGAAGACTTCATGGTAAAGGATTAACTCCGGACTTTGTAGTGGTAGAACCAAAATTAAGCAGTACAGATATAACAGCATTAACCGAACTTAGAAAAGGCGGACAAATATCTGCTTATGCTAAAAAATACCCTAATGAAAGTTCTGATGCTGCTGCTTTGCCTGCTTTTAAAGAAGAGCTTAGAAATCAAAACATTATGGCTAGTGATTATTTACTTGAGCGTTTAATATACAATGAACGTAATTTGGATAATTATAAAGAGATATATGATCTTCGCTATGACAAACAGTTAAAGGCGGCTATTGAATATCTTGAAACAGGAAAAGAACCTCCGCAAGATAAAGAAGAGCCTAGAGAAAATTGGTCAAATGAAAAAGAAGAAAATTAA
- a CDS encoding DUF4132 domain-containing protein, translating to MDLEKKLEAYYKGSPIEDDMKKCESTNDFSKIRKNSYDYFYYRDEFLKDYFTIEDEALKKRYEHFVKILLYGNDKEGEGGTRYVILDYIVNKDFEKSLRYMAYGYEKRHKENVRTLNGEELIYTVFEDFNKYFSKEFEEYTDKYIDIINNNDNKKILHKMGRDAVIPLIAICSVIKNNKECDEKYINAAIKSFDVFPNLYDTLNVIASLLDKNEAVKNKFVEVLNNNEEYIIDMNIEIGHYLRLLDYSNPYKAKDKFLRAINYPNSFIFIAKHFEDYFHYEFIYGARDLYLNYREDFYKIYNLVGNDLKNDRNKRIFIVLSGILLEHNDNKIDTNNLKKSIPVFQTIVNKFTEDNSDRYNKRPAFTTTVKIEEIFDKDKNKLFNELINYYTDKKNIYDLYSRYRWANTLPEYSLDTELYYLYSLFNYDSAEMKNYKKFAIDIFKYLPVQLAVRKYIEVQASIGSKTLKEVIDSLLNNKELNITLKEILTSYYFDYAGDLSNYYYDYGGKCLPTLYKELRCVDENNNVIINSVKDELFKSYFDEVVNILNDDKFIKDNIASNKNTALDILKTLYNKYNYENYHLIYTVLENTKRAEVKRHCIKVISDNEKITREYVEKMSEKVRSSELKGALKNIIKNWNLKKYGNNFKSIDEVLEFIDTYYNTNYEKNIKFLDDVHLTKVLYNNGKLADERIFKYIIMEYMNLIEPARLKDCDMLTEILDTSSFTNALEMLYIYWKDSNYEANKKNILIPYLLYSDNSKIDKVYPLIKEFAKGSRTVMGAFIVKCIALNGKSYALILVDSLTRKAPTAKIKEVAIETMENVAYLLDMTADELSDRIIPNFGFDRKGEKVLSYGGEAKRTFTLSINNDLELTITDNDKQKIIKSLPAPNSKDDKTEADNAKKECSALKKEIKTLIQSQKIRLQKVLLNGRKWTYDNFKTVFVENPIMNLFALKLIWGIYDENNNLIESFRYMEDGTFNTVDEEEYTLKENALITLVHPSELDSDTIAKWKTQLSDYEISQPIEQLDFKYSDITEKDISEDKITSLNSKKIKAGVLMSLANKYDMARGETMDGGSFSEYILKDTYLNIAVHISFDYMYFGMDANEDVEFGDIEFCEINECIETIINPLKVEKRFASSIYSIVKSIFGD from the coding sequence ATGGACTTAGAAAAAAAACTTGAAGCATACTATAAGGGCTCTCCTATAGAAGATGATATGAAGAAATGCGAATCTACAAATGATTTCAGCAAAATAAGGAAGAATTCTTATGATTATTTTTATTATAGAGATGAGTTTTTGAAAGATTATTTTACTATAGAAGATGAAGCATTAAAGAAAAGATATGAACATTTCGTTAAGATACTTCTCTACGGAAATGACAAGGAAGGAGAAGGCGGAACTAGATACGTTATTCTTGATTATATAGTCAATAAAGATTTTGAAAAGTCACTCAGATATATGGCTTACGGATATGAGAAAAGACATAAAGAGAATGTAAGAACTCTAAATGGTGAAGAATTAATATATACAGTTTTTGAAGATTTTAATAAATACTTCAGTAAAGAGTTTGAAGAATACACAGATAAATATATTGATATTATTAATAACAATGACAATAAAAAAATACTGCATAAAATGGGAAGAGATGCTGTAATACCATTGATTGCAATATGTTCTGTTATAAAAAATAATAAAGAATGCGATGAAAAATACATAAATGCGGCTATAAAATCATTTGATGTTTTTCCAAATCTTTATGACACTTTAAATGTGATTGCTTCTCTTTTAGATAAAAACGAAGCTGTAAAAAATAAATTTGTAGAAGTATTAAATAATAATGAAGAATATATTATTGATATGAATATTGAAATTGGACACTATTTAAGATTATTAGATTACAGCAATCCTTATAAAGCTAAAGATAAATTCCTAAGAGCAATAAATTATCCAAACTCTTTTATATTTATAGCAAAACATTTTGAAGATTATTTTCATTATGAGTTTATTTATGGAGCAAGAGATTTATATTTAAACTATAGAGAAGATTTTTATAAAATTTATAATTTAGTAGGAAATGATTTAAAAAATGATAGAAACAAAAGAATATTTATAGTGCTTAGCGGTATTTTATTAGAGCATAATGATAATAAAATAGACACAAATAATTTAAAAAAGTCAATACCTGTATTTCAAACTATAGTTAATAAATTTACAGAAGATAATTCGGATAGATATAATAAAAGACCAGCATTTACCACTACAGTAAAAATAGAAGAAATATTTGATAAAGATAAAAATAAACTCTTTAATGAACTTATAAATTATTATACAGACAAAAAAAATATATACGATTTATACAGCAGATACAGATGGGCAAATACTCTGCCTGAATATAGTCTTGATACAGAACTTTATTATTTATACTCTCTATTTAATTATGATAGTGCAGAAATGAAAAACTATAAAAAATTTGCTATTGATATTTTTAAATATCTGCCTGTTCAATTAGCAGTGAGAAAATATATAGAAGTGCAGGCATCTATAGGAAGTAAAACTCTAAAAGAAGTTATTGATAGTTTATTAAATAATAAAGAATTGAATATTACATTAAAAGAAATTCTCACTTCATACTATTTTGATTATGCAGGAGATCTTTCAAATTATTATTATGACTATGGCGGCAAATGCCTTCCTACATTATACAAAGAGCTTAGATGCGTAGATGAAAATAATAATGTTATTATAAACAGCGTAAAAGATGAATTGTTTAAAAGCTATTTTGATGAAGTGGTAAATATATTAAATGATGATAAGTTTATAAAAGATAATATAGCATCAAATAAAAATACAGCATTAGATATATTAAAGACTTTGTATAATAAATATAATTATGAAAATTATCATTTGATTTATACAGTTCTTGAAAATACAAAGAGAGCCGAAGTAAAAAGACATTGTATCAAAGTTATTTCTGATAATGAAAAGATTACAAGAGAATATGTCGAAAAGATGTCAGAGAAGGTAAGATCATCAGAACTTAAAGGGGCATTAAAAAATATTATTAAGAATTGGAATCTTAAAAAATACGGCAATAATTTCAAAAGTATTGATGAGGTTTTGGAGTTTATAGATACCTACTACAATACAAATTATGAAAAAAATATAAAATTCTTAGATGATGTTCATTTGACAAAAGTTTTATACAATAATGGAAAATTGGCTGATGAGAGAATATTTAAATATATTATTATGGAATATATGAACTTAATTGAGCCTGCCAGATTAAAAGACTGCGATATGCTTACTGAGATTCTTGATACCTCTTCATTTACTAATGCTTTAGAAATGTTGTATATTTATTGGAAAGATTCTAATTACGAAGCTAACAAAAAAAATATTTTAATACCTTATCTTTTATATTCTGATAATTCAAAGATAGATAAAGTTTATCCTCTTATAAAAGAGTTTGCTAAAGGTTCACGCACTGTTATGGGTGCATTTATTGTAAAATGTATCGCATTAAACGGAAAAAGCTATGCATTAATATTAGTAGACAGCCTCACAAGAAAAGCACCTACTGCTAAAATAAAAGAAGTGGCAATAGAAACTATGGAAAATGTTGCCTACTTACTTGATATGACAGCCGATGAGCTTTCAGACAGAATAATACCTAATTTCGGATTTGACAGAAAAGGCGAAAAAGTTTTAAGCTATGGAGGAGAGGCAAAAAGAACATTTACATTATCAATAAACAATGATCTTGAACTCACAATAACAGATAATGACAAACAAAAAATAATAAAATCGCTCCCAGCTCCTAACAGCAAAGATGACAAAACAGAAGCAGATAATGCCAAAAAAGAATGCTCTGCTCTCAAAAAAGAGATAAAAACTTTAATACAGAGTCAGAAAATAAGACTTCAGAAAGTATTATTAAACGGTAGAAAATGGACTTATGATAATTTCAAAACTGTATTTGTTGAAAACCCTATAATGAATTTATTTGCATTAAAACTTATATGGGGCATTTATGATGAGAATAACAATTTAATAGAAAGTTTCAGATATATGGAAGACGGCACTTTTAATACTGTTGATGAAGAAGAATACACTCTCAAAGAAAATGCTTTAATAACTTTAGTACACCCTTCAGAATTAGATTCTGACACTATAGCAAAATGGAAAACCCAATTATCCGATTATGAGATATCGCAGCCTATAGAACAGCTTGATTTCAAATATTCTGATATTACAGAAAAAGATATAAGCGAAGATAAAATTACTTCTCTTAATTCCAAAAAAATAAAAGCAGGCGTATTAATGTCATTAGCAAATAAATATGACATGGCTAGAGGCGAGACTATGGACGGCGGAAGTTTCTCTGAGTACATATTAAAAGATACTTACCTCAATATTGCTGTTCATATCTCATTTGATTATATGTATTTTGGAATGGACGCTAATGAAGATGTTGAGTTTGGCGATATAGAGTTTTGCGAGATAAATGAATGTATTGAAACTATAATTAATCCTCTAAAAGTAGAAAAAAGATTTGCTTCTTCAATTTACAGCATAGTAAAAAGCATTTTTGGAGACTAA
- a CDS encoding DUF4132 domain-containing protein, producing the protein MNNILSLDEINDITDKNYNKKFDNLTSFIDDSLISNVLTKDKKSYVSSKVIRYILGEYIEIKEPYRLRNPDLICFSLDIESLSEAFENVYNIWEEDNKTKGILYPYCIFANNIQLDRLYQRAKDIASSRFKLACFILEAIALSGSKRGLGLVYEASRKFKQASVRNTCSSILDYITKKLGISKEAFADKIIPDFDFDKNGIRIIESEDKRFRVTLNYDFTISIFDEIKNKEYKTLPKDFPEVPKKELSKLKSEINKVLKLQTERLQLVFMDARKWTLDEWKEIFFENPIMKVFAVKLIWGIYDNNNKLLNTFRYMEDGSFNNAYDEEISIEGDVFITLISPIELEKSLIEKWKNQLADYDIIQPFKQLSLENKDDLIEKIPKTITVGAMKSLASKFSMEKNDGDGGFIYNYFIHDTYKDAYIIIEPSNVYYGSSNNDETDIKIKFENADERFEYGAYLMLSENIK; encoded by the coding sequence ATGAATAATATACTTTCATTAGATGAAATTAATGATATAACAGATAAAAATTATAACAAGAAATTTGATAACCTTACTTCATTTATAGATGATTCTCTTATATCAAATGTTCTTACTAAAGATAAGAAATCATATGTTTCAAGTAAGGTAATAAGATATATATTAGGGGAATATATTGAAATAAAAGAGCCTTACAGATTAAGAAATCCAGACTTGATATGTTTTTCTTTAGATATAGAAAGTTTAAGCGAAGCTTTTGAAAATGTATATAATATTTGGGAAGAAGATAATAAAACCAAAGGAATACTTTATCCATACTGTATATTTGCAAATAATATTCAGCTTGATAGGCTTTATCAAAGAGCTAAAGATATAGCAAGCAGCAGATTTAAACTAGCATGTTTTATTTTGGAGGCAATAGCTTTAAGCGGAAGTAAAAGAGGTTTAGGTTTAGTTTATGAAGCTTCAAGGAAGTTTAAACAAGCTAGTGTGAGAAATACATGTTCTAGTATATTGGACTATATTACAAAAAAATTGGGTATAAGTAAAGAGGCTTTTGCTGATAAAATTATACCGGATTTTGATTTTGATAAAAATGGAATTAGAATTATAGAAAGCGAAGATAAAAGATTTAGAGTAACTTTAAATTATGATTTTACTATATCAATATTTGATGAAATAAAAAATAAAGAGTACAAAACTCTGCCCAAAGATTTTCCAGAAGTACCAAAAAAGGAATTATCAAAATTAAAAAGCGAAATAAATAAAGTATTAAAACTTCAGACAGAGCGTTTACAGTTAGTTTTTATGGACGCTAGGAAATGGACATTAGACGAATGGAAAGAAATATTTTTTGAAAATCCTATTATGAAAGTATTTGCTGTAAAACTTATTTGGGGCATTTATGATAATAACAATAAACTTTTAAATACTTTCAGATACATGGAAGACGGTTCTTTTAATAATGCCTATGATGAGGAGATAAGTATAGAAGGAGATGTTTTTATAACTTTAATAAGCCCTATAGAATTAGAAAAAAGTTTAATAGAAAAATGGAAAAATCAGCTTGCAGATTATGATATAATTCAGCCTTTCAAGCAATTATCCTTAGAAAATAAAGATGATCTTATAGAAAAAATACCTAAAACTATAACTGTTGGTGCTATGAAATCTTTAGCTTCAAAGTTTAGTATGGAAAAAAATGATGGGGACGGAGGCTTTATTTATAATTATTTTATTCATGATACATATAAGGATGCTTATATTATAATTGAGCCTTCAAATGTTTATTATGGCTCTTCAAATAATGATGAAACTGATATAAAAATAAAATTTGAAAATGCTGATGAAAGATTTGAATACGGTGCTTATTTAATGCTTTCAGAAAATATTAAATAA
- the serS gene encoding serine--tRNA ligase yields MIDVKLIRENIELVEENLRKRRSKVSLDKLKALEHERLNLLKEVEQDRAKKNEASKKIGEYMKAGNKEEAEKIKEEMKNFTESLNKKEEKLTELEESVNNEILYLPNMLSEDVPEGDDENANKEIIRWGEPRKFDFEVKDHVDVALGLDILDIERAVRMARTRFSLMKGKGAALERALINFMLKKHTSEHGYTEYVPPMLVNSRTMTGTGQLPKFEEDLFKTTDDPALYLIPTAEVPLTNIYREEIIPENMLPIYATAYTPCFRSEAGSYGRDMRGLIRQHQFDKVELVKVCAADKSKEEHEKMLKDAESILQALELPYRVVVLSSGDIGNAAYKTFDIEVWLPSQNTYREISSVSNCWDYQSRRMQMRTRRNGKTELVHTLNGSGIAVGRTWIAILENYQQADGSVIIPEALRPFTGFDKIEKPN; encoded by the coding sequence ATGATAGATGTAAAATTAATAAGAGAAAATATAGAATTAGTAGAAGAAAATTTAAGAAAGAGAAGAAGCAAAGTATCTTTGGATAAATTAAAAGCCTTAGAGCATGAAAGACTTAATTTATTAAAAGAAGTAGAACAGGACAGAGCAAAAAAAAATGAAGCTTCTAAAAAAATCGGCGAATATATGAAAGCAGGCAATAAAGAAGAAGCTGAAAAGATAAAAGAAGAGATGAAAAACTTTACAGAATCCTTAAATAAAAAAGAAGAGAAATTAACAGAACTTGAAGAATCGGTTAATAATGAAATACTTTACTTACCTAATATGCTTTCAGAAGATGTACCAGAGGGTGATGATGAGAATGCCAATAAAGAGATTATCAGATGGGGGGAGCCTCGTAAATTTGATTTTGAAGTAAAAGATCATGTTGATGTAGCTTTGGGACTTGATATACTTGATATTGAAAGAGCTGTAAGAATGGCTAGAACTCGTTTTTCTCTTATGAAGGGTAAAGGAGCAGCATTAGAAAGAGCATTGATTAATTTTATGCTTAAAAAACACACTTCAGAACATGGCTATACAGAGTATGTTCCTCCTATGCTTGTTAATAGCAGAACTATGACCGGTACTGGTCAGCTGCCAAAGTTTGAAGAGGATTTATTTAAAACTACTGATGACCCTGCTTTATACCTCATACCTACAGCAGAAGTTCCTCTTACCAATATTTACAGAGAAGAGATAATACCAGAGAATATGCTTCCTATATATGCGACAGCCTACACTCCATGTTTTCGTTCTGAGGCTGGTTCTTACGGACGCGATATGAGAGGTCTTATAAGACAGCATCAATTTGATAAAGTTGAGCTTGTAAAAGTATGTGCTGCTGATAAATCTAAAGAAGAACATGAAAAAATGCTTAAAGATGCAGAAAGTATTTTGCAGGCTTTAGAGCTTCCATACAGAGTTGTTGTACTTTCTTCTGGGGATATAGGTAATGCTGCTTACAAAACTTTTGATATAGAAGTTTGGCTTCCTTCTCAGAATACTTACAGAGAAATATCAAGTGTGAGCAACTGCTGGGATTATCAGTCAAGACGTATGCAGATGAGAACTAGAAGAAATGGTAAAACAGAATTAGTACATACTTTAAATGGTTCTGGTATTGCTGTTGGAAGAACTTGGATTGCTATACTTGAAAATTATCAGCAGGCAGATGGAAGTGTCATTATACCAGAGGCTTTAAGACCATTTACTGGTTTTGACAAAATAGAAAAGCCTAATTAA
- a CDS encoding replication-associated recombination protein A, with protein sequence MFDFEEDINSFKPMAERMRPLSIEEVFGQKHILGKDKTLRKMIDNDKITSMVFFGPPGVGKSTVASIIAKKTKSEYIKLNAVLSNVSEIREAIKKAEKNLENRKKTILFIDEIHRFNKSQQDALLPAVENGSVILIGSTTQNPYFYLNNALLSRIMLFEFRNLDDNDIREALLKAITDKRGLGEDDVAVEDGAVSLIVRYSHGDVRKAFTYLEASYLATQIDETKEKLTITEEIVKDVTSKQSMTFDEDEHYNTISAFIKSVRGSDPNAAVYYLARMLEAGEDPRYIARRLCILASEDIGLAEPNAMNIASSLVSIIDFIGMPEGRIPLAEVTIYLALCPKSNSAYNAINKAIRDIRNGELYSIPNYLKDNHSASFDKKSNEEYKYPHEFPYHIVKQDYLEHGIKKEYYEPVDIGEERELKKRYEWIIKHI encoded by the coding sequence ATGTTTGATTTTGAAGAAGATATTAATTCTTTCAAGCCTATGGCTGAGAGAATGCGTCCTCTTTCAATAGAAGAAGTTTTCGGGCAGAAGCATATACTCGGCAAAGATAAGACTTTAAGAAAAATGATAGATAATGATAAAATTACTTCTATGGTTTTCTTTGGTCCTCCGGGTGTAGGTAAATCTACAGTTGCATCAATTATCGCAAAAAAAACTAAAAGCGAATATATAAAGCTTAATGCTGTGCTTTCAAATGTTTCTGAAATAAGAGAGGCTATTAAAAAAGCAGAGAAAAATTTAGAAAACAGAAAAAAAACTATTCTTTTTATAGATGAAATACATAGATTTAATAAAAGTCAGCAGGACGCCCTTCTTCCAGCTGTAGAAAACGGCTCTGTAATACTTATAGGAAGCACCACTCAAAATCCGTATTTTTATCTTAATAACGCCCTTCTTTCACGTATAATGCTTTTTGAGTTTAGAAATCTTGATGATAATGATATAAGAGAAGCTCTATTAAAAGCTATTACCGATAAAAGAGGACTAGGCGAAGATGATGTTGCTGTAGAAGACGGAGCTGTTAGTTTAATAGTACGCTATTCACATGGAGATGTAAGAAAGGCTTTTACATATCTTGAAGCCTCGTATTTAGCTACTCAAATAGATGAAACTAAAGAAAAACTCACAATTACAGAAGAAATAGTAAAAGATGTTACAAGCAAGCAGTCTATGACATTTGATGAAGATGAGCATTATAATACAATAAGTGCCTTTATAAAAAGTGTAAGAGGAAGCGATCCTAATGCTGCTGTTTACTATTTAGCTAGAATGCTTGAAGCTGGAGAAGACCCTAGATATATAGCAAGGCGTTTATGTATATTAGCTTCTGAAGATATTGGGCTTGCCGAGCCTAATGCTATGAATATTGCCTCTTCTCTTGTAAGTATTATTGATTTTATAGGTATGCCGGAAGGACGCATTCCTTTAGCAGAAGTTACTATATATTTGGCTTTATGTCCTAAATCAAACTCTGCTTATAATGCTATTAATAAGGCTATTAGAGACATAAGAAACGGAGAGCTTTATTCTATACCTAATTATTTAAAAGATAATCATTCAGCGTCATTTGATAAAAAAAGTAATGAAGAATATAAATACCCGCATGAATTTCCTTATCATATAGTAAAGCAGGATTATTTAGAGCATGGCATAAAAAAAGAATATTATGAGCCTGTTGATATAGGAGAAGAACGCGAGCTTAAAAAACGTTATGAATGGATTATAAAGCATATATAA
- a CDS encoding methyl-accepting chemotaxis protein yields MRRFNSLAFKVPVILCIVTTILITVLLIISLTIAGKGISKSRFEGFETTVRGYSSVFDAWFRTQSYLLETYASVPIVGEYLEYKDYTTTDRLNATLKTFREKNACAIHVGIVDNNGIVIADSDYPKWIGSKFTDSNIDIWNKLKNRQYGYGSVSYGNELTASEVNGELSFIFAAPVKNGNKDVGYLYTVFNWREFYNNYIEGIQLGKTGGLDVITPSLKVVMNTDYNKVNTDAPSVYKSVFDNNLSKGVVTYTANEHKMMGSYTKMKYVPWITSMTMTSEEIFAENKNAVISGIIFGIITIASIAVFINIFIRSITKPLSIVVNEAQKIERGDLSTSKRKIKPRKDEIGLLAESFNNMRNKLVETIKEVNNASVCIMNASEKLAAGNMELSKRTESQAASLQETAASMEQMASTIKSSTEYSLTGNDMMMSSKSSIDEAGDIIIQTTSNIEEVYEASTKIRNITKIIEDIAFQTNILALNASVEAARAGDQGRGFAVVASEVRNLAQTTQSSVKDITDLVDNAYDKINKATETARQSQEIFKDLKTKIDETANIMRGISSAAVEQQSGVEQVNRAVSEMDGATQLNNTLVSEAEAASKDLVAQANSLQDAMNFFKL; encoded by the coding sequence ATGAGAAGATTCAACAGTCTGGCATTTAAAGTGCCTGTAATTCTTTGTATTGTTACTACTATACTTATAACAGTACTTCTGATAATTTCCCTTACAATAGCTGGAAAAGGAATATCTAAAAGCAGGTTTGAAGGTTTTGAAACAACGGTAAGGGGTTATTCATCAGTATTTGATGCTTGGTTTAGAACGCAGTCCTATTTATTAGAAACTTATGCCTCTGTGCCGATAGTAGGAGAATATCTTGAGTACAAAGATTATACTACAACAGACAGATTAAATGCTACATTAAAAACATTTAGAGAAAAAAATGCCTGTGCTATACATGTTGGAATAGTCGATAACAACGGTATTGTAATAGCTGACAGTGATTATCCAAAATGGATAGGAAGTAAATTTACAGACAGTAATATTGATATATGGAATAAATTAAAAAATAGACAATACGGATACGGCAGTGTAAGCTATGGTAATGAACTTACAGCCTCTGAGGTTAATGGAGAATTATCTTTTATTTTTGCCGCTCCTGTAAAAAATGGAAATAAAGATGTAGGATATTTATATACTGTCTTTAATTGGAGGGAATTTTATAATAATTATATAGAAGGTATACAATTAGGAAAAACTGGCGGTTTGGATGTAATAACGCCTAGTTTGAAAGTAGTAATGAATACCGACTATAATAAAGTTAATACAGATGCTCCTTCAGTTTATAAAAGTGTATTTGATAATAATTTGTCTAAAGGCGTAGTTACATATACTGCTAATGAGCATAAAATGATGGGCTCTTACACTAAAATGAAATATGTTCCGTGGATTACTTCTATGACTATGACTTCAGAAGAAATATTTGCAGAAAATAAAAATGCTGTGATAAGCGGTATTATATTCGGTATAATAACTATAGCTTCTATAGCCGTTTTTATTAATATATTTATACGTTCTATAACTAAGCCGCTTTCTATAGTAGTAAATGAAGCACAAAAAATAGAAAGAGGCGATTTAAGTACTTCAAAAAGAAAAATTAAGCCTAGGAAAGATGAAATAGGACTTCTTGCTGAAAGTTTTAATAATATGAGAAACAAATTAGTAGAAACTATTAAAGAAGTTAATAATGCATCTGTATGTATAATGAATGCTTCTGAAAAATTGGCTGCTGGCAATATGGAGCTTTCTAAAAGAACTGAATCGCAGGCAGCAAGTCTTCAAGAGACAGCAGCTTCTATGGAACAAATGGCTTCTACTATAAAATCTTCTACTGAATATTCTTTAACTGGAAATGACATGATGATGTCTTCAAAATCTTCTATAGATGAAGCAGGAGATATTATTATACAAACTACTTCCAATATAGAAGAAGTTTATGAGGCAAGTACAAAAATAAGAAATATTACTAAGATAATAGAAGACATTGCCTTTCAGACTAATATATTAGCACTTAATGCTTCAGTGGAGGCAGCAAGGGCTGGAGATCAGGGAAGAGGTTTTGCTGTGGTAGCAAGCGAGGTAAGAAACTTAGCTCAAACTACTCAGTCATCAGTAAAAGATATTACTGATTTGGTAGACAATGCCTATGATAAAATCAATAAAGCCACAGAAACAGCAAGACAATCACAGGAAATATTTAAAGATTTAAAAACTAAAATAGATGAAACAGCTAATATAATGCGTGGAATAAGTTCAGCAGCTGTAGAACAGCAGTCTGGAGTAGAGCAGGTTAATAGGGCTGTTTCAGAGATGGACGGGGCTACTCAGCTTAATAATACATTAGTAAGTGAAGCTGAGGCTGCTTCAAAAGATTTGGTTGCACAGGCTAATTCATTACAAGATGCTATGAATTTCTTTAAACTGTAA